In the genome of Hymenobacter taeanensis, one region contains:
- a CDS encoding carotenoid biosynthesis protein yields the protein MTEPTQQPQPITTVVPDAARRRLRLAQGVLLLFHVTGFLGLGFAQDKSFYLQFVPLNLLLTAGLLVAFQPRRDATFWSFAVVTVLVGFFVEVAGIQTGAIFGQYEYGPTLGLQWLGVPLIIGLNWFMLTYMGGVLANYLRLPGFLKAVVAALLLVGMDLCIEPVAIQYGFWSWRYNIIPLQNFKGWFAVALILQVYFNRMEISKRNPLVPFVYLLQLLFFFGLSMLF from the coding sequence ATGACCGAACCAACCCAACAGCCTCAACCCATAACTACTGTGGTGCCCGATGCGGCACGGCGCCGCTTGCGGCTGGCCCAGGGGGTGCTGCTGCTTTTTCACGTTACGGGGTTTCTGGGGCTGGGCTTTGCACAAGACAAGTCGTTTTACCTGCAGTTTGTGCCCCTGAACCTGCTGCTTACGGCCGGCCTGCTGGTGGCCTTTCAGCCCCGGCGCGACGCCACCTTCTGGAGTTTTGCCGTGGTAACCGTGCTGGTGGGCTTCTTTGTGGAAGTGGCCGGCATCCAGACGGGGGCCATCTTTGGGCAGTATGAGTATGGCCCCACGCTAGGCCTGCAATGGCTGGGGGTACCCCTGATCATTGGGCTCAATTGGTTTATGCTCACGTACATGGGTGGCGTGCTGGCTAACTACCTCCGGCTACCAGGCTTTCTGAAGGCCGTGGTGGCGGCGCTTCTGCTGGTGGGCATGGATTTGTGCATTGAGCCCGTTGCCATTCAGTACGGCTTCTGGAGCTGGCGCTACAACATCATTCCGCTGCAAAATTTCAAGGGTTGGTTTGCAGTAGCCCTCATTCTGCAGGTATATTTCAATCGTATGGAGATTAGCAAGCGCAACCCACTGGTCCCTTTTGTGTACTTACTGCAGCTTCTGTTTTTTTTCGGGCTGAGTATGCTATTCTAG
- a CDS encoding SRPBCC family protein — translation MHFTLRTHVATPPAQVWAGFTRELFLALAPPFPPFHLRRFDGCRRGDEVHIELGAGPFRQPWTSLITDHGVEPGGTYYFVDEGQVLPPPLRFWRHRHLMQPAPGGGTYIVEDLEYRTGLRVLDLLMQPVMWAQFAWRRPIYRRWFGKPSVG, via the coding sequence ATGCACTTCACCCTTCGCACGCACGTTGCTACACCGCCCGCCCAGGTGTGGGCCGGTTTTACCCGGGAGCTCTTTTTAGCGCTGGCCCCGCCGTTTCCGCCGTTTCATTTGCGGCGCTTCGATGGCTGCCGCCGCGGCGATGAAGTGCACATTGAACTAGGCGCAGGCCCTTTTCGGCAGCCCTGGACCTCGCTCATCACCGATCATGGGGTAGAGCCCGGTGGCACGTACTACTTCGTGGATGAAGGTCAGGTGCTGCCTCCTCCGTTGCGGTTCTGGCGCCACCGACACCTCATGCAACCTGCCCCCGGCGGGGGTACCTACATTGTGGAAGACCTGGAGTATCGTACTGGCCTACGTGTACTTGATTTGCTGATGCAACCAGTTATGTGGGCGCAGTTTGCCTGGCGTAGGCCTATCTACCGGCGCTGGTTTGGCAAACCAAGTGTCGGGTAA
- the crtD gene encoding 1-hydroxycarotenoid 3,4-desaturase CrtD, with protein sequence MPAARFRKSSSPKQPAAIIGAGIGGIATAVRLALAGHKVTVFEAQESFGGKMHQLVLPGGYRFDGGPSLFTLPHLVDELFRLAGRDPQEHFRYQRLDPITQYFFPDGIQLTAWADEEKFAQEVEQKLGVPAAEVRAFLKRSQAAYDATADTFLQKSLHKASTYLSPDVLKALAALPTLGLTSTMHQRHAAAFPQEPRLVQLFDRFATYNGSDPYQAPATLSMIPHLEHGLGAFYPEGGIYAIAESLVKLAEELGVQFRYNEPVEEILTAAGRVTGLRTSQEVYDFGLIISNMDVVPTYRHLLRGQPAPERTLRQPRSSSALIFYWGVGRRFPQLGVHNIFFSEDYKREFDAIFQDKTVSADPTVYVNITSGHTPTDAPEGHENWFVMVNVPHDQGQDWPTLVARTRQAVLARVSKALGTDVGPLIRAEHVWDPPGIAARTSSFGGALYGSSSNNTMAAFLRHPNFSQQLEGLYFCGGSVHPGGGIPLCLLSARIVADLITR encoded by the coding sequence ATGCCTGCCGCTCGTTTCCGCAAGTCCAGCTCCCCCAAACAGCCCGCCGCTATTATTGGGGCCGGCATTGGCGGTATTGCTACGGCCGTACGGCTGGCGCTGGCGGGGCATAAAGTCACGGTATTTGAGGCGCAGGAGAGCTTTGGGGGCAAGATGCACCAGCTGGTGCTGCCGGGCGGCTACCGCTTTGACGGGGGCCCCTCGTTGTTTACGCTGCCGCACTTAGTAGATGAACTGTTCCGGCTGGCTGGCCGCGACCCCCAAGAGCACTTCCGCTACCAGCGCCTCGACCCCATTACCCAGTACTTCTTCCCCGATGGTATCCAGCTCACTGCCTGGGCCGACGAGGAGAAGTTTGCTCAGGAAGTAGAGCAGAAGCTGGGCGTGCCCGCCGCGGAGGTGCGAGCCTTCCTCAAACGTAGCCAAGCGGCCTACGACGCCACCGCCGATACCTTCCTGCAAAAATCACTGCACAAGGCCAGCACCTACCTCTCGCCAGATGTGCTGAAGGCGCTGGCGGCCTTGCCCACGCTGGGTCTCACCAGCACCATGCACCAGCGCCACGCGGCCGCATTCCCGCAGGAACCGCGTTTGGTGCAGCTCTTCGACCGGTTTGCTACCTACAACGGCTCCGACCCCTACCAGGCTCCCGCCACGCTCAGCATGATTCCGCACCTGGAGCATGGGTTGGGCGCCTTCTACCCCGAAGGCGGCATCTACGCCATTGCCGAAAGCCTGGTAAAGCTGGCTGAGGAACTGGGCGTGCAGTTCCGCTACAACGAGCCGGTGGAGGAAATACTAACTGCTGCGGGCCGCGTGACTGGCCTACGCACCAGCCAAGAGGTTTACGATTTTGGGCTGATCATCAGCAACATGGATGTGGTGCCCACCTACCGCCACCTGTTGCGCGGGCAGCCGGCCCCCGAGCGTACGTTGCGGCAACCCCGCTCGTCGTCGGCCCTGATATTCTACTGGGGCGTTGGCCGGCGCTTCCCGCAGCTGGGCGTGCACAACATATTTTTTTCCGAAGATTATAAGCGTGAGTTCGACGCTATTTTCCAGGATAAGACGGTTTCCGCTGACCCTACAGTGTACGTGAACATCACCAGCGGCCACACGCCTACCGATGCGCCCGAGGGGCATGAGAACTGGTTTGTGATGGTGAACGTACCCCATGACCAGGGGCAGGACTGGCCTACACTGGTGGCGCGCACCCGGCAGGCGGTACTGGCCCGCGTGAGCAAGGCCCTGGGCACCGACGTAGGCCCGTTGATACGGGCCGAGCACGTGTGGGACCCGCCGGGCATTGCGGCCCGAACCTCCTCGTTTGGCGGGGCGTTATACGGAAGCTCCTCCAACAACACAATGGCGGCCTTTCTGCGGCACCCCAACTTTTCGCAGCAACTGGAAGGCCTGTACTTTTGCGGGGGCTCAGTGCACCCCGGCGGCGGCATTCCGCTCTGCCTGCTCTCAGCCCGCATTGTGGCCGACCTGATTACCCGGTAG
- a CDS encoding class I SAM-dependent rRNA methyltransferase — translation MPATITLKPGKDQSLRRRHPWVFSGAIGRMQGEVVEGEVVQVQAANGELLGVGHYAPGSIAVRMLDFGPDAQLPDADFWEARLRNAYQLRQGLGLTGTGNTNVYRLTHAEGDGVPGLIIDVYGDVAVVQAHSAGMYKARPLIAAALQAIIPGLRAIYDKSAETVPAKAAPGAQNGYLFGEGNGQEHIVQENGHPFAVDWESGQKTGFFIDQRDNRSLLARYAPGRRVLNTFCYTGGFSSYALEAGAELVHSVDSSKKAIELTERNAALTGLASKHEAFAQDVFTFMKDTEEQYDLIVLDPPAFAKHLSARHNALMGYKRLNAAGIKHIAPGGLLFTFSCSQVVSAELFEGAVLAAAIEAGRPARILHRLTQPADHPVSLFHPEGEYLKGLVLAVE, via the coding sequence ATGCCTGCCACTATCACGCTCAAACCCGGTAAAGATCAATCCCTTCGTCGCCGCCACCCCTGGGTGTTTTCGGGGGCTATTGGCCGCATGCAGGGTGAGGTGGTAGAAGGTGAGGTAGTGCAGGTGCAGGCTGCCAACGGGGAACTGTTGGGCGTAGGCCACTACGCTCCCGGCTCCATTGCCGTGCGCATGCTCGACTTTGGCCCCGATGCCCAACTGCCCGATGCTGACTTTTGGGAAGCGCGGCTGCGCAATGCCTACCAGCTGCGCCAGGGCCTAGGCCTCACCGGCACTGGCAATACCAATGTGTACCGCCTCACCCACGCCGAGGGCGACGGCGTGCCTGGTCTTATCATTGACGTATACGGCGACGTGGCCGTGGTGCAGGCTCACAGCGCCGGCATGTACAAGGCTCGCCCCCTCATTGCGGCGGCGCTGCAGGCCATAATACCTGGCCTCCGCGCCATCTACGACAAAAGCGCAGAAACCGTGCCTGCTAAAGCCGCCCCCGGTGCCCAAAACGGCTACCTCTTCGGGGAGGGCAACGGGCAGGAGCACATTGTGCAGGAGAACGGCCACCCCTTTGCCGTCGATTGGGAGTCGGGGCAGAAGACCGGCTTCTTCATTGACCAGCGCGACAACCGCAGCCTGCTGGCCCGCTATGCCCCCGGCCGCCGCGTGCTCAACACGTTCTGCTATACCGGCGGCTTCAGCAGCTACGCTCTGGAGGCCGGCGCTGAGCTGGTGCACTCCGTGGACAGCTCCAAGAAAGCCATCGAGCTGACTGAGCGCAACGCCGCCCTCACGGGCCTGGCGAGCAAGCACGAGGCTTTCGCGCAGGATGTGTTTACCTTCATGAAGGACACCGAGGAGCAGTACGACCTCATCGTGCTTGATCCGCCGGCCTTCGCTAAGCACCTCTCGGCCCGCCATAATGCCCTCATGGGCTACAAGCGCCTGAACGCGGCTGGTATTAAGCATATTGCGCCGGGTGGGCTGCTGTTTACCTTCAGCTGCTCGCAGGTAGTATCGGCGGAACTGTTTGAGGGGGCCGTGCTGGCCGCCGCCATTGAGGCCGGCCGCCCCGCCCGCATCCTGCACCGCCTCACCCAGCCCGCCGACCACCCCGTGAGCCTGTTTCACCCCGAGGGCGAGTACCTAAAGGGGCTGGTGCTGGCGGTGGAGTAG